CTGCAGACCTCGATAATGCTGGTGGTTCACAGTGGTGGCCCTGACCCTGTGTCCTCCTCATCCCACCAAGAGTGAAGATGAGTCCACTCTGTCTGTAACTGAGGCCTGCAGGATGCGTGCCCTCCAGGCAGGCATGATGCAGAGGCTCTCAGAGTCTGTGCTGCCAGCCTTCCCCAGCAGAGTCCTCTGCAGTGTCATCAACTCCCTCTACAGCTACTCAGGCTCCAGCACTTCCCACCAGGTCCTGGACCAGCTGTTTCCCAGGTgactgcctgcctcctcctcagcacAGTGGTGACTCTGCCCACTGCCAGCTGTGTGTCTTGCCTTGGGAATGTCACcacatctctctgag
This genomic window from Equus quagga isolate Etosha38 unplaced genomic scaffold, UCLA_HA_Equagga_1.0 73468_RagTag, whole genome shotgun sequence contains:
- the LOC124234406 gene encoding ral guanine nucleotide dissociation stimulator-like, coding for MTWARRSCTQEVVKELANGFRYSISLDRGQLHCTIINNQGCSESEDESTLSVTEACRMRALQAGMMQRLSESVLPAFPSRVLCSVINSLYSYSGSSTSHQVLDQLFP